The Clostridiaceae bacterium HFYG-1003 genome includes a window with the following:
- a CDS encoding M20/M25/M40 family metallo-hydrolase has protein sequence MERLNERIKELALDLTRVKSVVETPGEVAAADRIHEILSQFPYFREHPEHLIKVPVKDDELGRYSVLALFRGEAGTSEDTVITLGHYDTVGTSDYGNLEEFACDPVELTRRLHGVSLSPEARQDLESGNYLFGRGLFDMKTGDAILLAILEQVSAEPASFPGNLIYIGVCDEEANSKGMLAVLPELIRLKREYGLNYLTLLDTDYMTSEYPGDEKKYVYIGTVGKIMPSFYIVGKETHVGEAFKGLDANHLAARLVDAVDLNPAYCDVVEGEVTQPPVTLKLRDLKTEYSVQTSRIANVYFNVATHSSTPSQVLDKMKQAAQTAFEEVLETLTGHYRTYCEMAQRPFAELPFQARTLTYAQLLDQVTRELGDPFTQALEARIAEIARSKNLDDREKSLKIVEYVHDQWSDRDPVIIVYLTPPYYPHIYVSEADEKGRRLLNTVAQVVDASPARDQLVFKKFFPYISDLSYGGAPKDPKVIDDLKGNMPGFGTTYDLPLAAMQELDLPVLDIGPFGKDAHKFTERIETGYSFETAPALTYETIRRLLSSDSN, from the coding sequence ATGGAGCGATTGAATGAACGAATCAAAGAACTGGCCCTGGATCTGACCCGGGTCAAAAGCGTCGTGGAAACTCCCGGCGAAGTAGCGGCAGCCGACCGGATCCATGAGATCCTGAGTCAATTCCCCTACTTCCGGGAACATCCCGAACATCTGATCAAAGTCCCGGTAAAAGACGACGAACTGGGCCGGTATTCTGTCCTGGCCCTGTTCCGGGGGGAAGCCGGCACGTCCGAGGATACGGTCATCACCCTGGGCCACTACGACACCGTCGGCACGTCCGATTACGGCAACCTCGAAGAGTTTGCCTGCGACCCGGTGGAACTGACCCGACGCCTCCATGGGGTCAGCCTCAGCCCGGAAGCTCGGCAGGACCTGGAGTCCGGAAACTATCTGTTTGGCCGGGGACTGTTTGACATGAAAACCGGCGATGCCATCCTTTTAGCCATTCTGGAGCAGGTGTCCGCCGAGCCCGCCTCCTTCCCGGGCAACCTCATCTACATCGGGGTCTGCGACGAGGAAGCCAACTCCAAGGGAATGCTGGCGGTGCTGCCGGAACTGATCCGCTTAAAGCGCGAATACGGCCTGAATTATCTGACACTCCTCGATACGGACTACATGACTTCCGAATATCCGGGAGATGAGAAGAAGTACGTCTATATCGGAACCGTCGGCAAAATCATGCCCAGCTTCTACATTGTCGGCAAGGAAACCCATGTCGGGGAAGCCTTCAAGGGACTGGATGCCAATCATCTGGCAGCCCGCCTGGTGGATGCGGTGGACCTGAATCCCGCCTACTGCGACGTGGTGGAAGGGGAAGTTACCCAGCCGCCCGTTACCCTGAAGCTGCGGGACTTAAAAACCGAATACTCCGTCCAGACCAGCCGGATCGCCAATGTCTACTTCAATGTGGCCACCCATTCCTCCACCCCCAGCCAGGTCCTGGATAAAATGAAGCAGGCGGCTCAGACTGCTTTCGAAGAGGTTCTGGAAACCCTCACCGGCCATTACCGGACCTACTGCGAAATGGCTCAGCGCCCCTTTGCCGAACTCCCCTTCCAGGCCCGCACCCTGACCTATGCACAGCTGCTGGACCAGGTGACCCGCGAGCTGGGCGACCCCTTCACTCAGGCGCTGGAAGCCCGCATTGCGGAAATTGCCCGGTCAAAAAATCTGGATGACCGGGAGAAATCCTTAAAGATCGTCGAATATGTCCATGATCAGTGGTCTGACCGCGATCCGGTCATCATTGTCTATCTGACTCCCCCCTACTATCCGCACATCTATGTCAGCGAAGCGGACGAAAAAGGCCGCCGCCTTCTGAATACCGTCGCTCAAGTGGTCGACGCCTCCCCGGCCAGAGACCAGCTGGTGTTCAAGAAGTTCTTCCCCTACATCTCGGATCTCTCCTACGGCGGAGCCCCGAAGGATCCCAAGGTAATCGACGATCTCAAGGGAAATATGCCCGGCTTCGGCACCACCTATGACCTGCCGCTGGCTGCCATGCAGGAACTCGACCTCCCGGTCCTGGATATCGGTCCCTTCGGTAAGGATGCCCATAAATTCACCGAACGCATCGAAACCGGCTATTCCTTCGAAACAGCCCCGGCCCTGACCTATGAAACCATCCGCCGGCTCCTGAGCTCGGACTCCAACTAA